From the Paraflavitalea soli genome, the window TTAATGAGGGCTACCACGTTCTGTACAATGATCTTTCTGCCTTTTGTTTCCAGGATACCGGCTTCTTTGAATTCGCTCAATATCCGCACAATGTTTTCCCTGGTAGTGCCTACCAGGTTGGCCAGGTCTTCCCTGGACAGGTTGATCTCAACAGGCATGCCGGGCTGCGTATCTACCTTGTATTTCTCCCGCAGCACCACCAATTGAAGAGCCAGCCTTTCCTTTACAGAACGTTGGGTAAATAAAGTGATACTGTTGACCATCACAGCAAATTCATGACTGAGCGTCTTTAACAGGCGTCTGCTTAACAGAGGGGAACGATGTAATGCTTCCAGAAAATCTTCCTTGGGTATAAATACAATGCTGCTTTCTTCCAGTGAGGCAGCCGAATCGGGGTACCGGTCCCCTTCCAATATGGCATGATAACCCAATAGTTCGCCTGTATTGGCTACATAGATGATCTGCTCGCCGCCTTCTTTGGCCACTTTGTATTTTTTGGCCTTTCCTTTTTTGATGTAAAAAATGCCAGATGGA encodes:
- a CDS encoding Crp/Fnr family transcriptional regulator, which encodes MSIFNTVPLWSTMSISGLFPIDKWDFKSQSVLADLPEEDLALLTAHQSEQVYSKGEVIFREGAYPSGIFYIKKGKAKKYKVAKEGGEQIIYVANTGELLGYHAILEGDRYPDSAASLEESSIVFIPKEDFLEALHRSPLLSRRLLKTLSHEFAVMVNSITLFTQRSVKERLALQLVVLREKYKVDTQPGMPVEINLSREDLANLVGTTRENIVRILSEFKEAGILETKGRKIIVQNVVALINIANYK